From the genome of Patescibacteria group bacterium, one region includes:
- a CDS encoding recombination protein O N-terminal domain-containing protein, protein MHHIYQTSGFILSSSNFGEANRSFRILTKDLGFISASAQGVRLLQSKLRYAIHDYAFCDISLVRGKEFWRVVGVSKNIDLQKEFKNSKEMLLLFSRVFALLERLLSGEEKNEQLFKYIEEAVLFAKNKTISKESILNFEYILVLRVLSSLGYLGTTPESAMFIESPFWNDDLLSKTHAVMPNILNQINKSLKETQL, encoded by the coding sequence ATGCATCACATTTATCAAACTTCCGGATTTATATTAAGTAGCAGTAATTTCGGCGAAGCCAATCGTTCGTTCCGAATTTTGACGAAAGATCTGGGGTTTATAAGTGCTTCGGCACAAGGCGTGCGGTTGTTACAATCAAAATTGCGCTACGCCATCCACGATTATGCTTTTTGTGATATTTCACTGGTGAGAGGAAAAGAATTTTGGCGAGTGGTCGGAGTTTCAAAAAACATTGATTTACAGAAGGAGTTTAAAAATTCGAAAGAAATGCTTTTGCTTTTTTCCCGGGTGTTCGCGCTTTTGGAGCGACTGCTTTCAGGTGAGGAAAAAAATGAACAGCTTTTTAAGTACATTGAGGAAGCGGTTTTGTTCGCGAAAAATAAAACCATTTCGAAAGAGTCAATTTTAAATTTTGAATATATTTTAGTGCTTAGGGTGCTCTCAAGTCTCGGATATTTAGGCACCACGCCTGAATCCGCTATGTTTATTGAATCACCATTTTGGAATGATGATTTGCTTAGTAAAACTCATGCGGTGATGCCCAACATTTTGAATCAAATCAATAAATCACTCAAAGAAACGCAGCTGTAA
- a CDS encoding alpha/beta fold hydrolase — MQEVSKNSKGVKRVFLVHGWEGKPDNHWFPWLSWELKARGFEVFALTMPHADEPKVSEWIAEIKSIVGRPTKETYFVGHSLGCIAILRYFEKLPPNARVGGAVFVAGFSGNLNVPEIEEFYSLPIDVEKAKIHCPKFVNIFSDNDGDVSMERSLEFQKALHAKAILERGKGHFTKGEGSTGLPSVFKSLIEMSGS; from the coding sequence ATGCAGGAGGTTTCTAAAAATTCTAAAGGAGTAAAACGAGTCTTTTTGGTGCACGGCTGGGAAGGGAAGCCCGACAATCACTGGTTTCCGTGGCTTTCATGGGAACTCAAAGCTCGAGGCTTTGAAGTTTTTGCGCTGACCATGCCACATGCTGATGAGCCGAAAGTTTCTGAGTGGATTGCGGAAATTAAAAGTATTGTTGGAAGACCAACCAAGGAAACATATTTTGTGGGGCATAGTCTCGGTTGCATTGCGATTTTGAGATATTTTGAAAAGTTACCGCCGAACGCTCGCGTAGGAGGCGCAGTTTTTGTCGCTGGTTTTTCTGGCAATCTCAATGTTCCGGAAATTGAAGAATTTTATTCGCTCCCGATTGATGTGGAAAAAGCCAAAATCCATTGCCCAAAATTTGTGAATATTTTTTCTGATAACGATGGCGATGTTTCAATGGAGCGAAGCCTCGAGTTTCAAAAAGCCCTTCACGCCAAAGCCATTTTAGAACGTGGCAAGGGGCATTTTACTAAGGGAGAAGGATCGACGGGTCTGCCGAGCGTATTTAAAAGTCTTATTGAAATGTCAGGAAGCTGA
- a CDS encoding class I tRNA ligase family protein gives MDENLKKNPLVENEEKTLKFWRENSIFEKSLAKESPKGEFVFYEGPPTANGRPGIHHLEARAFKDAIPRYKTMQGFHVRRKGGWDTHGLPVELAVEKELGLKSKKEIEVYGIEAFNKKCKESVWKFVSEWEEFTQRIGYWVDLKNPYVTYKPEYIESVWNIVSKINEQGLLYKDYKVVPWCPRCGTGLSSHELAQGYEDVKDLSVTTKFKVKSEKFKSKDGEETYLLAWTTTPWTLPGNVGLAVGEKITYQLVVSEGLQYIVAKERAATVFKEKTFEVVQDISGKELIGLEYEPLYPFLKDNLSETEKPKLANAFKVYPANFVTTTDGTGIVHTAVMYGTDDFELGNKVGLPKHHLVKEDGTFKEEVGFLAGKFVKPARTTEASVQSGGDEGVDILIIKDLAGRGLLFSKEKYSHSYPHCWRCHTPLIYFARDSWYIKMSALREKLLSENEKINWEPDYIKHGRFGEWLKDVKDWAISRERYWGTPLPVWKTSATSGNAEKYVVIGSIADLKKYAKKSGNTYFVMRHGESVHNLEWRISTTHDNREDCLTEKGKAQALASAQTLKDKKIDMIVVSPFKRTRETSEIVREALGLSPEKVTLDERLHEIGVYSFEGKTWEEYHEVFPKTEEYFTAKRDGDESYLDAKIRMMKVLYEYESKYQGKNILFVTHGGPGWLLNAGSHGLSLSETYSAISSIDNARQDGIKNAEIRELDFVPLPHNENYELDLHRPFIDAIELIDENGAPMTRAKEVMDVWFDSGAMPFAQDADLRRTDAESAAADGKKSWDDISYPADFISEAIDQTRGWFYTLHAIGVLTGKGRAYKNVICLGHILDAEGKKMSKSVGNVVDPHKMIEKYGADPLRFWMYSVNQPGEPKNFDEKTVDEIVKKVFNLTSNVLTFYQLYAETEHGSQNTEHEKQISNNVLDQWILTRLNQLVAEVTTSLNSYKLLEPTRAIRDFIADLSQWYLRRSRDRFKGEDEADKNSALQTTNYVLLTLAKVMAPFTPFFADFLYKGVEGKEQSVHLEKWPEESLKFKVEGLKVLEQMEEVRKIVSLGLEQRAKAGIKVRQPLQKLKIKSEKLKISDKDFLGLVKDEVNVKEVVIDLSLSTEVELDLNITPELKEEGSVREFVRAIQDLRKTSGFNPGELAELTVDADEKTLQFLQKYEKDLIKSTQLKKIQYASVSGGTEVSLEEAKVKISISK, from the coding sequence ATGGACGAAAATCTCAAGAAAAATCCACTAGTGGAAAACGAAGAAAAAACTCTGAAATTTTGGCGTGAAAATAGTATTTTCGAGAAATCTTTGGCCAAAGAGTCGCCAAAAGGTGAGTTTGTTTTCTATGAAGGCCCCCCAACAGCCAACGGTCGCCCCGGTATTCATCATCTCGAGGCGAGAGCTTTTAAAGATGCCATTCCTCGATACAAAACCATGCAAGGGTTCCATGTTCGTCGCAAAGGCGGTTGGGATACGCACGGGCTTCCCGTTGAGTTGGCGGTTGAAAAAGAACTTGGCCTTAAATCAAAAAAAGAAATTGAAGTATACGGCATCGAGGCTTTTAATAAAAAATGCAAAGAAAGTGTTTGGAAATTTGTCAGTGAGTGGGAAGAATTTACCCAGCGCATCGGCTACTGGGTTGATCTGAAAAATCCTTATGTTACTTACAAACCAGAGTACATTGAATCGGTCTGGAATATTGTTAGTAAAATAAACGAACAGGGACTTTTGTATAAAGATTACAAGGTGGTGCCGTGGTGTCCGAGGTGTGGCACCGGGCTTTCGAGCCACGAACTGGCACAGGGGTATGAGGATGTGAAGGATTTGTCGGTTACAACTAAGTTCAAAGTTAAAAGTGAAAAGTTTAAAAGTAAAGACGGGGAGGAAACCTATTTGTTGGCATGGACGACTACGCCGTGGACACTTCCTGGAAATGTCGGACTAGCTGTTGGAGAAAAAATTACCTACCAGCTCGTTGTATCGGAAGGGTTACAGTATATCGTTGCCAAGGAGCGAGCAGCAACAGTTTTCAAAGAAAAAACTTTTGAAGTAGTTCAAGATATTTCAGGCAAAGAACTTATTGGTTTGGAATACGAACCACTGTACCCATTTCTCAAAGATAATCTTTCCGAGACTGAAAAACCAAAATTGGCCAATGCGTTTAAGGTTTATCCTGCGAATTTTGTAACCACAACCGATGGAACTGGAATTGTGCACACTGCAGTGATGTATGGAACGGATGACTTTGAGCTTGGCAATAAAGTTGGCTTACCGAAACATCACCTGGTCAAAGAAGACGGAACCTTTAAAGAAGAAGTTGGTTTTTTGGCGGGGAAATTTGTGAAGCCCGCCCGAACGACTGAAGCCAGTGTTCAGTCGGGCGGGGATGAAGGCGTCGACATTTTGATTATAAAAGATTTAGCCGGACGTGGGTTGTTATTCTCAAAGGAAAAATATTCTCACAGTTATCCGCACTGTTGGCGCTGTCACACCCCACTTATCTATTTCGCCCGAGATTCTTGGTACATCAAGATGTCTGCGCTTCGCGAAAAATTACTTTCAGAAAATGAAAAAATAAATTGGGAACCCGATTATATTAAGCATGGCCGGTTTGGTGAATGGTTGAAGGACGTAAAGGATTGGGCAATTTCCCGAGAGCGATATTGGGGAACGCCGTTACCTGTTTGGAAAACTTCAGCTACTTCGGGAAACGCCGAAAAATATGTCGTAATCGGATCAATTGCTGATCTCAAAAAGTATGCCAAAAAATCTGGCAATACCTATTTCGTAATGCGTCACGGCGAGTCGGTTCACAATCTTGAGTGGAGGATCAGTACTACGCACGACAATCGTGAGGATTGTCTGACTGAAAAAGGTAAAGCTCAGGCTTTAGCTTCAGCGCAAACCCTCAAGGATAAAAAAATCGATATGATCGTAGTTTCGCCGTTCAAAAGAACCAGAGAAACTAGTGAAATTGTGCGAGAGGCTTTGGGTTTGTCACCAGAAAAAGTAACCCTCGATGAACGATTGCATGAGATCGGGGTGTATTCCTTTGAAGGAAAAACATGGGAAGAGTACCATGAGGTTTTTCCTAAAACTGAAGAATATTTTACCGCCAAGCGTGACGGTGACGAATCATATCTTGATGCGAAGATAAGAATGATGAAAGTTCTGTACGAGTACGAATCTAAATACCAAGGAAAAAATATTCTGTTTGTCACTCATGGAGGCCCAGGCTGGCTTCTTAATGCCGGTTCCCATGGACTATCACTATCTGAAACCTACAGTGCGATTAGTTCAATTGATAACGCTCGACAGGATGGAATTAAAAACGCTGAAATTCGAGAGCTTGATTTTGTTCCTCTGCCACATAATGAAAATTATGAACTCGATCTCCATCGACCGTTCATCGACGCAATCGAACTTATCGATGAAAATGGCGCGCCTATGACTCGCGCTAAAGAAGTGATGGATGTTTGGTTTGATTCAGGGGCAATGCCGTTTGCTCAGGACGCGGATCTACGCCGAACAGACGCAGAATCCGCCGCGGCGGACGGAAAAAAATCGTGGGACGATATTTCTTACCCTGCGGATTTTATTTCTGAGGCCATCGACCAGACTCGCGGTTGGTTTTATACGTTGCACGCAATTGGCGTACTGACCGGGAAGGGAAGAGCCTACAAAAATGTTATTTGCCTTGGACATATTTTGGATGCCGAAGGCAAGAAGATGTCGAAATCTGTCGGGAACGTGGTTGACCCGCACAAAATGATTGAAAAGTATGGCGCAGACCCATTACGATTTTGGATGTACAGTGTTAATCAACCCGGAGAGCCAAAAAATTTTGACGAAAAAACGGTAGATGAGATCGTGAAAAAGGTTTTTAATCTCACATCGAACGTTCTCACTTTCTACCAGTTGTATGCAGAAACAGAACACGGATCACAGAACACAGAACACGAAAAGCAAATCAGTAACAACGTTTTAGACCAATGGATACTCACTCGACTCAATCAACTCGTTGCCGAAGTTACAACCTCTCTCAATTCTTATAAATTACTCGAACCAACTCGGGCGATCCGTGATTTTATCGCCGACCTATCGCAGTGGTATTTGCGGCGATCGCGCGACAGATTTAAGGGGGAAGATGAAGCGGATAAAAATTCTGCTCTACAAACTACAAATTACGTACTGCTGACTCTTGCGAAAGTCATGGCTCCATTTACTCCATTTTTTGCTGATTTCTTGTACAAAGGAGTTGAGGGAAAAGAGCAAAGTGTTCATTTGGAGAAATGGCCCGAAGAAAGTTTAAAGTTTAAAGTTGAAGGTTTAAAAGTTCTGGAGCAAATGGAAGAAGTGAGAAAAATTGTTTCGCTTGGATTAGAACAACGAGCAAAGGCTGGGATAAAAGTTCGACAACCGCTCCAAAAATTAAAAATTAAAAGTGAAAAGTTAAAAATTTCTGACAAGGATTTTCTCGGGCTCGTGAAAGATGAAGTGAACGTCAAAGAAGTCGTCATTGATCTCAGTCTGTCGACCGAAGTAGAACTCGATCTCAACATCACTCCCGAACTTAAAGAAGAGGGAAGTGTTCGAGAATTTGTTCGCGCGATACAGGATTTGAGAAAGACCAGTGGATTTAATCCAGGTGAATTAGCTGAGCTTACTGTTGATGCGGACGAAAAAACTTTACAATTTTTACAGAAATACGAGAAAGATCTCATCAAATCGACTCAATTAAAGAAAATTCAATATGCCTCTGTGTCAGGCGGGACAGAAGTTTCTCTCGAGGAAGCAAAGGTAAAAATTTCTATTTCTAAATAA